The Lactuca sativa cultivar Salinas chromosome 2, Lsat_Salinas_v11, whole genome shotgun sequence genome includes a window with the following:
- the LOC111905769 gene encoding putative receptor-like protein kinase At3g47110, which translates to MTGPLPPSISNCSKLRFLEVNYNNFSGKLKIDFAKVKDIYFVSLGNNIYGFGEADDMKFIDTLKNCSRIKVLHLSNCNFQGVLPTSIGNLSDQISILTLDRNDFHGNLPSSIGNLVGLIGFSLTENRFTGKIPSAIGNIPSSIGGCTSLLFLSLKGNTFQSMGDVPVVGVFANASAFSVFGNSRLCGGLTELGLLKCNTKKHKKRFPLFEIVILISFTLFSILCIVYACKKRKGQVSHSQSLRDKRFMQVSYSQLLKATNGFSQANLISEGGFSSVYKGILNRNDRFVAVKVIHLQNRGAHKSFIAECEAWRSIRHRNILKIITSCSSVDFQGNDFKALVYEFMPNGSLHDWLHSSVSKSRLNLLQRINILIDIASAHDYLHNHCLPTIVHCDLKPSNVLLDDDMVAHVGDFGLAQFPGINSNQKNTSGIRGTIGYAPPGEALSWYKYLTTNQLLTNWTEFCRAMELQFGPSSYENHQASLFKLKQTSIVAAYQAEFEKISNCVDGLTLVSIRNCFKSGLHNDVQNEIALHHPISPSSLWSC; encoded by the exons ATGACCGGACCTCTTCCACCCTCGATATCTAATTGTTCGAAACTTAGGTTTCTTGAAGTGAACTACAACAATTTTAGTGGGAAGCTGAAAATTGACTTTGCAAAAGTAAAGGATATATATTTTGTATCCTTGGGTAATAACATCTATGGATTTGGAGAAGCAGACGATATGAAGTTTATTGATACTTTGAAGAACTGCAGCAGAATAAAGGTGTTACATCTTAGTAACTGCAATTTTCAAGGAGTGCTTCCCACATCAATTGGTAATCTTTCTGATCAAATAAGTATTCTAACTTTAGATAGAAATGATTTTCATGGAAACCTCCCTTCAAGTATAGGTAATCTGGTCGGCTTGATCGGTTTCTCTTTAACAGAAAACCGATTTACAGGAAAAATCCCCTCCGCCATTG GAAACATTCCTAGTAGCATTGGTGGTTGTACTAGCCTTTTATTCTTATCCCTCAAAGGCAACACATTTCAAAGCATG GGCGATGTACCGGTGGTCGGAGTGTTTGCCAATGCAAGTGCATTCTCTGTTTTCGGGAATAGTAGGCTTTGTGGTGGCTTGACTGAACTTGGGTTGCTCAAATGCAATACAAAAAAACATAAGAAAAGGTTTCCTTTGTTCGAAATAGTCATTTTGATTTCATTCACACTTTTCAGCATTTTATGTATTGTGTATGCTTGTAAGAAAAGGAAGGGCCAAGTGTCTCACTCTCAATCATTGAGGGACAAACGATTCATGCAAGTCTCATACAGTCAACTTCTCAAGGCTACCAATGGCTTCTCCCAAGCCAATTTGATTAGTGAGGGTGGATTCAGCTCTGTTTACAAAGGGATCCTTAATCGCAATGATAGATTTGTTGCGGTCAAAGTTATACATCTTCAAAACCGAGGTGCTCACAAAAGCTTTATAGCAGAGTGTGAAGCATGGAGGAGTATTCGTCACCGGAATATATTGAAGATAATAACTTCATGTTCAAGTGTTGATTTTCAAGGCAATGACTTCAAAGCTTTAGTATATGAGTTCATGCCCAATGGGAGCTTACATGATTGGTTGCATTCAAGTGTAAGTAAATCAAGACTGAACCTTCTTCAAAGAATAAATATTCTCATTGATATCGCATCTGCACATGATTATCTTCACAATCACTGTCTGCCAACCATCGTTCACTGTGACCTGAAGCCTAGCAACGTTCTACTTGATGATGATATGGTGGCCCATGTTGGAGATTTTGGCTTAGCTCAATTTCCTGGAATAAATTCAAACCAAAAGAACACAAGTGGCATTAGGGGAACAATTGGATATGCACCTCCAG GTGAAGCCCTTAGCTGGTACAAATACCTAACCACCAATCAGTTACTTACCAATTGGACAGAATTCTGTAGAGCCATGGAACTCCAGTTTGGACCATCCTCATATGAAAACCATCAAGCAAGCCTATTCAAGCTAAAACAGACCTCCATAGTTGCAGCCTATCAAGCCGAGTTTGAAAAAATCAGTAATTGTGTTGATGGCTTAACACTTGTATCCATTCGTAATTGTTTCAAATCGGGACTTCACAACGACGTCCAGAATGAAATTGCCCTGCACCACCCCATCTCTCCATCAAGCTTATGGTCTTGCTAA
- the LOC111905768 gene encoding uncharacterized protein LOC111905768, with product MDEVLVKTTKSRRIRMVERKTRKRSVGKPKTKHLEARNTMERLEKKKRSVTLIRDHSKEYLSNLTVEFDHFGRAIGPNRFKFTSYRGVTTRKMISILIDSWDLVDQCDKDQLWLNIKNYWHIRDDDHKAQVLRDCNTHWKAYKSELLKLWDNGVNLVKKYSYLDKAMWKKFLVLKSTEEFKAHLC from the exons ATGGATGAGGTACTAGTGAAAACAACCAAGAGCAGGAGGATCCGTATGGTAGAAAGAAAAACCAGAAAAAGAAGTGTTGGTAAACCCAAAACGAAACATCTTGAAGCCAG GAATACAATGGAACGTCTAGAAAAGAAAAAGAGAAGTGTGACATTGATCAGAGATCACTCCAAAGAATATCTATCAAATTTAACAGTTGAGTTCGATCACTTTGGTAGAGCTATTGGACCTAACCGCTTTAAGTTCACCAGTTATCGTGGAGTGACTACGAGGAAGATGATTTCTATCCTGATAGATAGTTGGGATTTAGTGGATCAATGTGACAAAGATCAATTGTGGTTAAACATAAAG AATTATTGGCATATACGAGATGATGATCATAAAGCACAAGTACTTAGAGATTGCAACACGCATTGGAAGGCCTACAAGTCAGAGCTTCTTAAGTTGTGGGACAATGGTGTCAATCTAGTAAAAAAATACTCGTACCTTGACAAAGCAATGTGGAAAAAATTCCTTGTTCTAAAATCCACGGAAGAATTCAAG GCTCACCTTTGTTAA
- the LOC111905767 gene encoding receptor kinase-like protein Xa21, protein MNSRFAFLFSSLVIFLITATTASGGSNETDYQALLQLKLMITHDPHEALSSWNTSSHFCNWSGVSCGKRHRRVTALRLYSQELEGSLSPYVGNLSFLHFFSIANKSLQGMIPPELGRLSRLRILNLGHNKFNGVIPTNLSGCSNIEELRLYYNNLVGSIPEEISFLPKLTLFAVGFNYLAGGIPPVLGNITSMEVFSIAYNPLGGSIPDTLGQWKSLIEFGVGLCNLSGVIPHSIFNLSLLTHFSVAENQLTGTLPSLLGAMLPHLEYLQIWGNQLNGPLPPSISNCSKLQLVEVNNNNFRGKLTINFAVQKDLVFLDLGDNMYGSGQADDMKFIDSLKNCSKLDTLDVRRCKLKGVLPTSIGNLSDQLSCLDLGGNYLYGHLPSGIGIVGLTTLYLRKNRFTGKIPSTIGKLQKLQLPYLYENQFSGPIPDAIGNLSLLTRLDLSSNRLEWHIPSSLGNCSHLLELYLEENKLSGRIPKELLQISSLTIALDLSQNNLSGSLPTEVGDLNMLTSLDLSNNNLSGNIPNSIGGCTSLVFLSLKGNLFQGMVPSSRGVSTLDLSHNKLSGQIPQFLRRFSFEYVKLSFNDFEGEVPIQGVFANASAFSVLGNSRLCGGLPELGLPKCKETHDKHKKRFPLFVIFILIASTLFTISCFTYVWCKKRKGQLSLSSKDERFMKVSYGQLLKATNGFSEDNLIGEGGFSSVYKGVLGDHVDRIVAVKLIHLQNRGAHKSFIAECEAWRSIRHRNLLKIITSCSSVDFQGNDFKALVYEFMPNGSLHDWLHSTASVSKLNLLQRIKTLIDVASALDYLHNHCLPTIVHCDVKPSNILLDDDMVAHVGDFGLARFIGTNSNQNSTSGIRGTIGYAPPEYGVGSEITSSGDVYSFGILLLEVMTGKRPTDNIFNEGLSLHEFADMVMPDHVTDVIDDDLLNFLQEDAIATQYTSAHAKKIEECLSSTVKIGVSCSMESPLQRMNIENVVHELQHILDKLQNM, encoded by the exons ATGAACTCTCGTTTTGCTTTCCTCTTTTCTAGTCTTGTTATATTTCTGATTACAGCCACTACTGCTTCGGGTGGCAGTAATGAAACCGATTACCAGGCATTGTTGCAGTTGAAGTTGATGATTACCCATGATCCACATGAAGCTCTAAGCTCATGGAACACTTCCTCTCATTTCTGTAATTGGAGTGGTGTTTCATGTGGGAAGCGACACAGAAGAGTCACTGCTCTACGACTGTATTCGCAAGAACTTGAAGGGTCGTTGTCTCCATATGTAGGGAACCTCAGCTTCCTTCATTTCTTTTCTATCGCAAACAAAAGCTTGCAAGGAATGATCCCACCAGAGCTGGGTCGTCTATCCAGGCTACGGATCCTCAATCTTGGCCATAACAAATTTAACGGGGTCATTCCAACTAACCTGTCTGGTTGTTCTAACATTGAAGAGCTTAGACTTTATTATAACAATTTAGTCGGAAGCATACCTGAAGAGATCAGTTTCCTCCCGAAACTTACTCTTTTTGCAGTTGGATTTAATTACTTAGCAGGTGGAATCCCCCCTGTCTTGGGGAACATAACATCCATGGAAGTGTTCTCGATAGCCTACAATCCGTTGGGTGGGAGCATTCCGGACACGTTAGGCCAATGGAAAAGCTTAATAGAGTTTGGCGTTGGTCTTTGTAACTTATCTGGAGTCATCCCTCATTCCATTTTTAACCTCTCACTCCTTACTCATTTTTCCGTGGCTGAGAATCAGCTTACTGGTACTCTTCCCTCGTTGTTAGGTGCAATGCTCCCTCATCTTGAGTACCTTCAGATATGGGGTAACCAACTGAATGGACCTCTTCCACCCTCGATATCTAATTGTTCCAAATTACAACTTGTCGAAGTGAACAACAACAATTTTAGGGGGAAGTTGACAATCAACTTTGCTGTTCAAAAAGATCTCGTCTTTTTAGACTTAGGTGATAACATGTATGGATCCGGACAAGCTGATGATATGAAGTTTATTGATTCTTTAAAAAACTGCAGCAAATTAGATACATTAGATGTTCGTAGGTGCAAGTTAAAAGGAGTGTTGCCAACGTCAATTGGTAATCTTTCTGATCAACTTTCTTGTCTAGATCTAGGAGGAAATTATTTATATGGACACCTCCCATCAGGAATAGGTATAGTAGGCTTGACCACATTATATTTACGGAAGAACCGATTCACGGGAAAAATCCCCTCCACCATTGGTAAGCTTCAAAAGCTACAACTTCCTTATCTATATGAGAATCAGTTTTCAGGGCCCATTCCAGATGCCATCGGGAACTTGTCATTATTGACTAGACTCGATTTAAGTTCCAACAGATTGGAATGGCATATTCCATCAAGCCTGGGAAATTGTAGCCATCTATTGGAGTTGTACCTTGAAGAGAATAAACTCAGTGGCAGAATACCTAAAGAACTTCTTCAAATTTCATCTCTAACCATAGCATTAGATCTCTCTCAAAACAACCTGTCTGGGTCACTTCCAACAGAGGTTGGAGACCTCAACATGTTGACTTCTCTAGATTTGTCTAATAATAATTTATCAGGTAACATTCCCAATAGCATTGGTGGTTGCACTAGCCTTGTATTCTTATCCCTCAAAGGTAACCTCTTTCAAGGCATGGTACCTTCGTCGAGAGGAGTTTCAACACTCGATCTTTCTCATAATAAGTTATCGGGACAAATTCCTCAATTCTTGCGACGGTTCTCATTTGAATATGTAAAACTATCCTTTAATGATTTCGAGGGTGAAGTACCAATCCAAGGTGTGTTTGCCAATGCAAGCGCATTCTCTGTTTTGGGAAATAGTAGGCTTTGTGGTGGCTTGCCTGAACTTGGGTTGCCCAAATGCAAGGAGACACATGATAAACATAAAAAAAGGTTTCCTTTGTTCGTCATATTCATTCTGATTGCATCCACACTTTTTACCATATCATGTTTTACATATGTTTGGTGTAAGAAAAGGAAGGGCCAGCTATCTCTATCATCAAAGGACGAACGGTTCATGAAAGTATCATATGGTCAACTTCTAAAGGCTACCAATGGATTCTCCGAGGACAATTTGATTGGTGAGGGTGGGTTCAGCTCTGTTTATAAAGGAGTCCTTGGTGATCATGTTGATAGAATTGTTGCAGTCAAACTCATACATCTTCAAAACCGAGGTGCTCACAAAAGCTTTATAGCAGAGTGTGAAGCATGGCGAAGTATTCGACACCGGAATCTATTGAAGATTATAACTTCGTGTTCAAGTGTTGATTTTCAAGGAAATGACTTCAAAGCTTTGGTATACGAGTTCATGCCCAATGGGAGTCTACATGATTGGTTGCATTCAACTGCAAGTGTAtccaaactgaatcttcttcaaagAATAAAGACTCTCATTGATGTAGCATCCGCACTTGATTATCTTCACAATCACTGCCTACCAACCATCGTTCACTGTGACGTGAAGCCTAGCAATATTCTACTCGATGATGATATGGTGGCCCATGTTGGAGACTTTGGTTTAGCTCGATTTATTGGAACAAATTCAAACCAAAACAGCACAAGTGGCATTAGAGGAACAATTGGATATGCACCACCAG AGTACGGTGTTGGGAGTGAGATAACAAGTAGTGGAGATGTCTACAGTTTTGGAATACTATTGTTGGAGGTGATGACAGGGAAGAGGCCCACCGACAACATTTTTAACGAAGGCCTTAGCCTTCATGAGTTTGCAGACATGGTCATGCCAGACCATGTAACTGATGTTATTGATGATGATCTTCTGAATTTTCTTCAAGAGGATGCTATTGCTACACAATATACATCAGCACATGCAAAGAAAATAGAGGAATGTTTGTCTTCAACTGTCAAGATTGGAGTATCATGCTCCATGGAGTCCCCACTACAACGGATGAATATCGAAAATGTTGTCCATGAGTTGCAACATATTCTGGATAAGCTTCAAAATATGTGA